In Microbulbifer celer, a single window of DNA contains:
- a CDS encoding Fic family protein, with product MTSKLPINLDSLLHHRTIESERVEYKTGWNPEAVLHSICAFANDFHNLGGGYVVVGVEEQNGQPLISEERPPVGLQPEQIDGIQKELLNLGNAAIQPPYHPLTATYEVKGKLILVLWVPGGETRPYKARTRLGDKKADWAYYLRKHTSTVRAKGADERELLSLAATVPFDDRYRQGASLTDLSPHLMREFLQEIGSELTAEAATLDAEALGRRMNVVGGPAGMAFPKNVGLLFFNEHPEQFFPATQIDVVYFPDGPGGDRFEEKEFRGPLGRITRDAVDYIARNYLKETVIKHPDRPQAERFWNYPLAAIEEAVVNAVYHRSYEIREPIEVRIIPEELMVLSFPGPDRSIRMEDLQAGRAVSRRYRNRRIGQFLKELDLTEGRSTGIPKILRVMRANGSPTPIFESDDERSSFLIRLPVHEGFTGEVTGQVTQQVTQQVTQQVTQQVTQQVTQQVEALISACSGEMSRSQLMEALGLKDRVNFSKAYLEPAFESGLLEMTQPDSPRSPTQKYRLTKKGRQWLARKQ from the coding sequence ATGACTTCCAAACTCCCCATCAACCTCGACTCCCTGCTCCACCACCGCACCATCGAAAGCGAGCGGGTGGAATACAAGACAGGCTGGAACCCGGAAGCAGTGCTGCACAGCATCTGTGCCTTCGCCAATGATTTTCACAATCTGGGCGGCGGCTATGTGGTGGTGGGTGTCGAAGAGCAGAATGGGCAACCCCTGATTTCGGAAGAAAGGCCGCCCGTGGGTTTACAGCCAGAGCAGATCGACGGCATCCAGAAGGAGCTGCTGAACCTGGGCAATGCGGCCATACAACCACCATATCATCCACTCACCGCCACTTATGAGGTGAAGGGCAAACTGATTCTGGTGCTGTGGGTACCGGGCGGGGAAACCCGGCCCTACAAGGCCAGAACCCGCCTGGGTGACAAGAAGGCGGATTGGGCGTACTACCTGCGCAAGCACACCAGCACCGTGCGCGCCAAAGGGGCGGACGAGCGGGAGCTGTTGTCGCTGGCGGCGACGGTGCCGTTTGATGACCGTTACCGGCAGGGGGCCAGTCTCACCGATCTGTCACCCCACCTGATGCGCGAATTTCTCCAGGAGATCGGCAGTGAGTTGACCGCCGAGGCCGCCACCCTCGATGCCGAGGCGCTGGGGCGGCGCATGAATGTGGTGGGTGGCCCGGCGGGGATGGCCTTCCCCAAGAACGTGGGGCTGCTGTTTTTCAACGAGCACCCGGAGCAGTTCTTCCCGGCCACCCAAATCGACGTGGTGTATTTCCCCGATGGGCCGGGCGGTGACCGCTTCGAGGAAAAGGAGTTTCGCGGCCCGCTGGGGCGTATTACCCGCGATGCGGTGGATTACATCGCCCGCAATTACCTGAAGGAAACCGTCATCAAGCACCCGGACCGGCCCCAGGCCGAGCGCTTCTGGAACTATCCGCTGGCGGCCATTGAAGAGGCGGTGGTAAATGCGGTATATCACCGCTCCTATGAAATCCGCGAGCCGATCGAGGTGCGTATCATCCCGGAGGAGCTGATGGTGCTGAGCTTCCCCGGCCCGGATCGCTCCATCCGCATGGAGGATCTGCAGGCGGGCCGCGCCGTCAGCCGCCGCTACCGCAACCGCCGCATTGGCCAGTTCCTGAAGGAACTGGATCTCACCGAGGGCCGCTCCACCGGCATTCCCAAGATTCTGCGGGTCATGCGGGCCAACGGCTCTCCTACTCCGATCTTTGAAAGCGATGATGAGCGCAGCTCGTTTTTGATTCGCTTGCCTGTGCATGAGGGGTTTACCGGGGAAGTCACCGGACAAGTAACCCAGCAAGTAACCCAGCAAGTAACCCAGCAAGTAACCCAGCAAGTAACCCAGCAAGTAACCCAGCAAGTAGAAGCCTTGATTTCGGCCTGTTCGGGAGAAATGAGCCGGTCTCAATTGATGGAAGCCCTGGGCCTGAAAGACCGGGTGAATTTCAGCAAAGCCTATCTGGAACCGGCGTTTGAATCTGGCCTTTTGGAAATGACCCAGCCCGACTCCCCGCGCAGCCCCACCCAGAAATACCGATTAACCAAAAAGGGCAGGCAGTGGCTTGCCCGCAAGCAGTAA
- a CDS encoding class I SAM-dependent DNA methyltransferase → MSPASAPIISKVWSFCTTLRDDGVGYGDYLEQLTYLIFLKMADEYAKPPYEREVGIPKKYAWPTLKNKKGAELEVHYVELLMALGKKKGLLGQVFTKAQNKIQDPAKLARLIEMIDSTQWLVMGADVKGDIYEGLLERNAEDTKSGAGQYFTPRALIRAMVECVRPEPGKTIADPACGTGGFFLAAYDFLVENHKLDREQKDFLKHDTFAGNEIVANTRRLCLMNMFLHNIGEIDGEGAVSPNDALVAPPSDTVDYVLANPPFGKKSSMSFTNDEGEQETDDLTYNRQDFWATTSNKQLNFVQHIRAMLKTTGRAAVVVPDNVLFEGGAGETVRRKLLETTDLHTILRLPTGIFYAHGVKANVLFFDNREASPKPWTKKVWFYDYRTNIHHTLKKKPLRFEHLEDFIKCYKPENRNKRRATWHPEKRTDGRWRSFSYEELVARDKASLDVFWLKDKSLTDLDNLPEPDELAEEIIENLEAGLNSFREVLGQLRG, encoded by the coding sequence ATGAGCCCCGCAAGTGCCCCGATCATTTCCAAAGTCTGGAGTTTCTGCACCACCCTGCGCGACGATGGTGTGGGCTATGGAGACTATCTGGAGCAGCTCACCTACCTGATCTTCCTGAAGATGGCGGATGAGTACGCCAAACCGCCCTACGAGCGGGAGGTGGGCATCCCGAAGAAGTACGCCTGGCCAACCCTGAAGAACAAGAAGGGCGCTGAGCTGGAGGTGCATTACGTCGAGCTGCTGATGGCGCTGGGCAAAAAGAAAGGATTACTGGGGCAGGTGTTCACCAAGGCCCAGAACAAGATCCAGGACCCGGCCAAGCTGGCGCGTCTGATCGAGATGATCGACAGCACCCAGTGGCTGGTGATGGGGGCCGATGTCAAGGGCGATATCTACGAAGGGTTGTTGGAGCGCAACGCCGAGGATACCAAGTCCGGTGCTGGGCAGTACTTCACGCCCCGTGCGTTGATCCGGGCCATGGTGGAGTGCGTGCGCCCGGAGCCGGGCAAGACCATTGCCGACCCGGCCTGCGGCACCGGTGGCTTCTTTCTCGCGGCCTACGATTTTCTGGTGGAAAACCACAAGTTGGACAGGGAGCAGAAAGACTTCCTCAAGCACGACACTTTTGCCGGCAATGAGATTGTTGCCAATACCCGCCGCCTGTGCCTGATGAACATGTTCCTGCACAACATTGGCGAGATAGACGGCGAGGGCGCGGTGTCGCCCAACGATGCCCTGGTGGCGCCGCCATCCGACACCGTGGACTATGTGCTGGCCAATCCGCCCTTCGGCAAGAAGAGCTCCATGAGTTTTACCAACGACGAAGGCGAGCAGGAAACCGACGACCTCACCTACAACCGCCAGGACTTCTGGGCCACCACTTCCAACAAACAGCTCAATTTCGTGCAGCATATCCGCGCCATGCTGAAAACCACCGGCAGGGCCGCGGTGGTGGTCCCGGACAATGTGCTGTTCGAGGGCGGCGCCGGTGAGACGGTTCGCCGCAAGCTGCTGGAAACCACCGACCTGCACACCATCCTGCGCCTGCCCACAGGCATCTTCTATGCCCATGGGGTCAAGGCCAACGTGCTGTTTTTCGATAACCGCGAAGCCAGCCCCAAGCCGTGGACGAAGAAGGTATGGTTTTACGATTACCGCACCAATATTCATCACACCTTGAAGAAAAAGCCGCTGCGCTTTGAGCATTTGGAAGATTTCATCAAGTGCTACAAGCCGGAGAACCGCAACAAGCGCAGAGCGACATGGCACCCGGAGAAAAGAACAGATGGGCGTTGGCGCAGCTTCAGCTATGAGGAGTTGGTTGCCCGGGACAAGGCAAGCCTGGATGTTTTCTGGCTGAAGGACAAAAGCCTGACCGACCTCGATAACCTGCCGGAACCGGATGAGCTGGCGGAAGAAATCATCGAGAACCTGGAGGCGGGGCTCAACAGCTTTCGGGAGGTTTTGGGGCAGTTGCGGGGGTGA